aaaaataaatacgaaatagaaaaaatatattctttttaaaaactgtaaatatgaaGAGTATAATACAATCTGGGCACCATGGAAACGACTCTTCAGTCAAGAAAGTAATTTGATGGAagataatagaaacaattatcaagcgagcgcttgacgtgaattttgacattatcACTTATCACTATAATTACCTACTATAACTTCTCTttttaacattctttctttctaaacttatatatttattttatgtccccattacatcaaccagcctatttaaatatatttctattaactagtcatttataatactactatctacatgtacatatgcattaatattaaatatatcaccatgtacattatttgtataagtaCACGCGTATTACGATTACTATAATCAGCATACtaccacaaaatgtataatCTAATTCATATTCTGTGAGGCGATGAATCAGGGCACCCAAACCCTGGCATCGTCAAAATGACCTGTggacaattaatttttttttataattaccaaTTATTTTCATTAGATTGTCATTATTTTGCCCAACAGGTGCAGAATAAAgcttttggtaaaaaaaaatataaaaaaataatcgcaatttatgatatgatatatgatataggCTAGGCTAGGCTAGGCTAGGCTAGGCTAGGCTAGgctatgatatgatatgatatgatatgatatatgctatgatattatatataatatatgataataatatatgctATGATATATGTCATGATAtgatgatttgatttgatttgatttgatatatatatatatatatatatatatatatatatatatatatatatatttatgacatGTATTTTAGGAGAAAACGAACTCGAAGAAGACGGAAACGTAAGACAAGGAGACGACCACGTCAGCAGCAGCAGCTTACTACAATATCACTTGAACAACACGTATTAGAGAATGACCAGACTTCTCAAGCAGCCGTGCATAATGACCACTCATACGATATAATGTCTTGGAGAGCAAACGTACAGTACACGGCCCCCATGGAAAGAGCACGTCACCACAGAGTAAGGCAAGCCAGGAATGAAATACCATTAGATAGCGACGACTATCTTCATCCGTTTCCTCAAAGTCATACAATAGACGTTAATGTTGAGGAAAGTGCCAAATCGCTATTGCCGAGACAAACTAATTTAGATGAAACAACTGCCAGGACTCTCAAAATGTCGTCTGCTGTACATGTGAATGGTAGACAATCACGTGTGGCCAGATCTATTCCTGAACAAAACAGGTTCACTAGCAGCACAGGAAGACATATGGGTGCTGCGGTAATTCCTGGAAACGAAAATGTATCACAAGGCCAGTTTATACCTGGTGATAACTGTATTCCACTCCAAATCCCACAAGTTCAAAATGATGGTTCGAGTTTGTTAGATGATTTATTTGGACCACTGTACATGAAATGTTCAGCGAACTTTCGTCTTGTAGCAACAAATGGTCCTACAGAACGCACACTTGCAACTTCGTCCATCGACCCCTCGCAGCCGTATTATCCGCACGAAGCACACGATAgacaagatttaaataaaaggCAGACGGGTGTTTCTGTCGTAAATGTGAAGCATGATATTTCAGATACCCCAACACGATGTTCCTCTACCCCGATGAACAGGTGTCGTCAGACTCTGTTGCATGCTGTTATTGACGGCGACAGCGACGGCGACGACTATGGTGATGacattgatgatgataatgacgatgataactatgatgatgatgatgatgatgatgactatatGTCGTCTGATTCTCAACCAGAGAACTGGTTGCAGAGGCCGGCTGTCGAGACAGATATTAATGATCCATTCCCATATATCGGAGTTGGCGAGTTAATGGAAATGAATATAAAACGCAAATGAAAAAGACCAGTGGATGTGGAAATGTTTCGAAGCCATGTGCATGAAAAGTACATGCGTTTCATTGCGGTCGAGTCTTCTcgagtaatattaataatatactcaatCATTACAAGTCAGTATTCATAATCACAAACGCGATACACTATAGAAATAAACAGTCAAAGCAAAGAACACATATTGCTTTCCTTTGACCAGGTAGTAATATtcaatacaaacattttgtaacgGTGCATCAATTTTTAAcgccaaaaatacaaattacaaaaaaataagcCATTTCAGTTATTGGTTTTCTTATGTtagatattttagtttttctaTTGTTGGGtggttgtttggttttgttgttgttggtggttatttttgttgttgtttttttctttaactcGATTTACCACATTAATGTCGTaagttttaaattacaaaaacgaaaaaaatgaagaaaaataaataaattaaggttGTCTCAACAATGAAATGCACATGACTGAAAGCCacaacaaattattatattagtgaAGAAGAATTAGTGTTTGTAT
The sequence above is drawn from the Gigantopelta aegis isolate Gae_Host chromosome 6, Gae_host_genome, whole genome shotgun sequence genome and encodes:
- the LOC121375933 gene encoding uncharacterized protein LOC121375933, whose amino-acid sequence is MIVQKPNLFLILILVYVTVLHAKEGHPQCDGVECLGQSKNGACTQCISEHGKLCCAETKTKLKPPPPPASMQSSGSGFRKINKGWILAIVVGIVVCCALIGAVIYLFRRKRTRRRRKRKTRRRPRQQQQLTTISLEQHVLENDQTSQAAVHNDHSYDIMSWRANVQYTAPMERARHHRVRQARNEIPLDSDDYLHPFPQSHTIDVNVEESAKSLLPRQTNLDETTARTLKMSSAVHVNGRQSRVARSIPEQNRFTSSTGRHMGAAVIPGNENVSQGQFIPGDNCIPLQIPQVQNDGSSLLDDLFGPLYMKCSANFRLVATNGPTERTLATSSIDPSQPYYPHEAHDRQDLNKRQTGVSVVNVKHDISDTPTRCSSTPMNRCRQTLLHAVIDGDSDGDDYGDDIDDDNDDDNYDDDDDDDDYMSSDSQPENWLQRPAVETDINDPFPYIGVGELMEMNIKRK